Proteins found in one Helicobacter sp. NHP19-003 genomic segment:
- a CDS encoding Ppx/GppA phosphatase family protein produces MAKITTIIDIGSNSVRMAIFKKTSQFGFYLLYEIKSKVRISQGTYEHKGVLQKAPLKRALRALSDFKDIAEKYKSRKILCVATSAVRDAPNSKEFVALVKEQCGLQVKVIDGKKEAFYGGVACANLLHHRNGITIDIGGGSTECALIENGKIKDLVSVNLGTIRLKELFFDKNLDLNLAREFIQKELTKLPPHFKTSCVFGVGGTIRSLAKVGMFQNNYPIDVIHGYEMDVKSNWHWMQQIIRSSESQLAEFGISEDRKDSIRSGTLIFTMFLEHFKAHTIVASGVGVREGVFLSDMLRSHNHSFPKGINPSILSLLDRFLPHSKHSQEVKKECAKLFEALQPLHRIHEKYLYHLKIAGQLSSIGKVLNFYNAHKHGAYLSLHSLSYGFSHQDRAIICLLVQFSHKKIPKDSNIAHISAIMPPILTLQWLSFILGLAETMCLARLPKGTHYHLKHKTLQIHSPSDTYLCQEITAKLNKPAPFEIEFV; encoded by the coding sequence ATGGCAAAAATCACCACAATCATTGACATTGGCTCTAACTCTGTGCGCATGGCGATCTTTAAAAAGACGAGTCAATTTGGGTTTTACTTGCTCTATGAGATCAAATCCAAAGTCCGCATTTCTCAAGGCACTTACGAACATAAAGGGGTCTTGCAAAAAGCCCCGCTAAAGCGGGCTTTGCGGGCACTTAGCGACTTTAAGGACATTGCCGAAAAATATAAAAGCCGTAAGATTTTATGCGTGGCGACTTCTGCCGTGCGCGATGCTCCTAACTCTAAAGAGTTTGTCGCCCTTGTTAAAGAACAATGTGGCTTGCAAGTGAAGGTCATTGATGGCAAGAAAGAGGCGTTTTATGGGGGTGTGGCTTGTGCGAATCTCTTACACCACAGAAATGGGATCACCATCGATATCGGTGGGGGGAGCACCGAGTGTGCGCTCATTGAAAACGGCAAAATCAAGGACTTGGTTTCGGTCAATCTAGGCACAATCCGACTCAAAGAACTCTTTTTTGATAAAAACCTAGATTTGAACTTGGCAAGGGAGTTTATCCAAAAAGAATTGACCAAACTGCCCCCCCACTTCAAAACGAGCTGTGTTTTTGGCGTGGGCGGGACGATCCGCTCCTTGGCCAAAGTGGGGATGTTTCAAAACAACTACCCCATTGATGTGATCCACGGCTATGAAATGGATGTCAAGAGCAATTGGCACTGGATGCAACAAATCATACGCAGCAGCGAGTCTCAACTTGCCGAGTTTGGCATTAGTGAGGATCGTAAGGACAGCATTAGAAGCGGGACATTGATTTTCACCATGTTTTTGGAGCATTTTAAGGCACACACGATTGTAGCGAGCGGGGTGGGGGTGAGAGAGGGCGTGTTTTTAAGCGACATGCTAAGAAGCCACAACCATAGCTTTCCTAAGGGCATCAACCCCTCCATTTTATCGCTCCTTGATCGCTTCTTGCCCCACTCCAAGCACAGCCAAGAGGTCAAAAAAGAATGCGCCAAACTCTTTGAAGCGCTGCAACCCCTGCATCGTATCCACGAAAAGTATCTCTACCATTTAAAAATCGCCGGGCAACTCTCTAGCATAGGCAAGGTGCTAAACTTCTACAATGCCCACAAGCACGGCGCGTATTTGAGTTTGCACTCCTTGAGCTATGGCTTTTCCCATCAAGATCGGGCGATCATTTGCCTCTTGGTGCAATTTAGCCACAAGAAGATCCCCAAAGACAGCAACATCGCCCACATCAGTGCCATCATGCCCCCCATTTTGACCTTGCAGTGGCTCAGTTTCATTTTGGGGCTGGCTGAAACCATGTGCCTAGCCCGCTTGCCTAAAGGCACGCATTACCACTTGAAGCACAAAACCCTGCAAATCCACAGCCCGAGCGACACCTATTTATGCCAAGAGATCACCGCCAAACTCAACAAACCTGCACCCTTTGAAATTGAGTTTGTATGA
- a CDS encoding isochorismatase family protein, whose translation MTQETPIVLLIDLQERLFQAMHQKEVLRQNCLRFLQIATELNIPTIATEQNPQKLGATLKELSPFCQTIETKESFSAYPVLDLPKVPLFVLGIEAHVCVYQSVLDFLKAGFSVSVLVECVSSRKPTDCTLALEDLRAQGARIVSIEMCAFGWLQTYTHPQFKAISSLIK comes from the coding sequence ATGACCCAAGAAACCCCCATTGTCTTGCTCATAGACTTACAAGAACGATTGTTTCAAGCCATGCACCAAAAAGAGGTGTTGCGCCAAAACTGCCTGCGCTTTTTACAAATCGCCACAGAGTTAAATATCCCCACCATTGCCACAGAGCAAAACCCCCAAAAGTTAGGGGCAACTTTAAAAGAGTTAAGCCCCTTTTGCCAAACGATTGAAACCAAAGAGAGCTTCAGTGCCTACCCTGTGCTGGATTTGCCTAAAGTCCCTTTGTTTGTGCTCGGCATTGAGGCGCATGTGTGCGTGTATCAAAGTGTGCTGGACTTTTTAAAGGCGGGCTTTAGTGTGAGCGTGCTGGTAGAGTGTGTCAGCTCGAGAAAGCCCACGGATTGCACCCTTGCCCTAGAGGATTTACGCGCACAGGGAGCGAGGATTGTATCCATTGAAATGTGTGCCTTTGGCTGGCTACAAACCTACACGCACCCGCAGTTTAAAGCCATTTCTAGCTTGATCAAATAG
- a CDS encoding dihydroneopterin aldolase codes for MTLSVQDYQIDAIIGVLESEQKTPQPLIVDLSIEYNYTPQDYLDYMDVLEVVQNKLATTQYGLLEEALSEITAWLKTCFPIITQITMVIKKPQACQKALVGVSLCAHFS; via the coding sequence ATGACCCTAAGCGTGCAAGATTACCAAATCGATGCCATCATCGGGGTGTTGGAGAGCGAACAAAAAACCCCACAACCCCTGATTGTGGATTTAAGCATTGAGTACAATTACACCCCCCAAGATTACCTAGACTACATGGATGTTTTAGAGGTGGTGCAGAACAAGTTAGCCACGACTCAATATGGACTTTTAGAGGAGGCTCTAAGCGAAATCACGGCGTGGCTTAAAACCTGTTTTCCTATCATCACGCAAATCACCATGGTGATCAAAAAACCCCAAGCCTGCCAAAAGGCGTTGGTGGGGGTGAGTTTGTGCGCCCATTTTTCATAA
- a CDS encoding YfhL family 4Fe-4S dicluster ferredoxin, whose translation MSLLVSQECIACDACREECPTEAIDESDPIYNIDPDRCTECVGYSDEPSCVGVCPVDAIVPDPNNAESQEELQYKYESLQEEI comes from the coding sequence GTGTCTTTATTAGTCAGTCAGGAGTGTATTGCGTGCGATGCGTGCCGTGAGGAGTGCCCCACAGAAGCCATTGATGAAAGCGACCCGATTTATAACATCGATCCGGATCGGTGCACCGAGTGCGTGGGGTACAGCGATGAACCTAGCTGTGTGGGGGTTTGCCCCGTGGATGCGATTGTACCTGATCCTAACAATGCTGAAAGTCAAGAAGAATTACAATACAAATACGAAAGCTTGCAAGAAGAAATTTAA
- the plsY gene encoding glycerol-3-phosphate 1-O-acyltransferase PlsY gives MDNLLSFLTNINVVFYILGYVVGGMPFGYWLVKVMYRVDVTAHGSGGIGATNVVRVLKNIDPDKAKKIGTLVLVLDLVKGVVCVLLAKLAGLTYAAQWMVAIATILGHCYSPFLNFKGGKGVSTTMGAVLLLIPAESLIGLALWAVIGKGLKISSLASIVGVGTATVLIFFMPKFLPAPINIVHEVGTQTPMVLIFVFTLYKHWSNLLNLLSGQEGKIL, from the coding sequence ATGGACAATCTCTTGAGCTTTTTGACAAACATCAATGTGGTTTTTTATATTTTGGGTTATGTTGTGGGGGGCATGCCCTTTGGGTACTGGCTGGTGAAGGTCATGTATAGGGTTGATGTTACAGCGCATGGCAGTGGGGGTATCGGGGCGACCAATGTTGTGCGGGTGCTTAAAAACATTGACCCCGATAAGGCAAAGAAAATCGGTACGCTTGTGCTTGTGCTGGACCTAGTGAAGGGGGTTGTTTGTGTTCTTTTGGCGAAATTAGCGGGGCTCACTTATGCAGCGCAGTGGATGGTCGCCATCGCCACGATTTTAGGGCATTGCTATTCACCATTTTTGAATTTTAAGGGCGGCAAGGGGGTCAGCACCACCATGGGGGCGGTGCTTTTACTCATCCCCGCAGAAAGTTTGATCGGGCTGGCTTTGTGGGCGGTGATCGGCAAGGGGCTTAAAATCTCATCTCTAGCCTCCATTGTAGGAGTCGGCACGGCGACTGTTCTCATCTTTTTCATGCCGAAATTCTTGCCCGCCCCCATCAATATCGTACATGAGGTCGGCACACAAACACCTATGGTGTTGATCTTTGTTTTCACGCTTTACAAGCATTGGTCTAATTTACTCAATCTCTTAAGCGGACAAGAGGGCAAGATTTTATGA
- a CDS encoding F0F1 ATP synthase subunit C: protein MKFFVLFFLGALGLAFGAEVSGVDMIKSYSIIGAVVGLGVAACGGAIGMGNAAAAAITGTARNPGVGGKLLTTMFIAMAMIEAQVIYTLVFAIVAIYSNPFLA, encoded by the coding sequence ATGAAATTTTTTGTGCTTTTCTTTTTAGGAGCGTTGGGGCTGGCTTTTGGCGCAGAGGTGAGTGGTGTGGATATGATTAAATCTTACTCCATCATCGGGGCGGTTGTGGGGCTAGGCGTGGCTGCTTGTGGGGGCGCAATCGGTATGGGCAATGCTGCTGCTGCCGCCATCACAGGCACAGCCCGCAACCCCGGCGTGGGGGGTAAATTGCTCACCACCATGTTCATCGCTATGGCGATGATTGAGGCGCAAGTGATTTACACCCTTGTGTTTGCCATCGTGGCGATTTACAGCAACCCTTTCTTAGCCTAA